CAATATTCCAGAAGTTCATTTCTCTGTACAAGATGGATACTTTGCCTTTTTACATGTGCAACACTTTAATTTAACATGAAATATCTTCTTAAATGTCTTCTTAAAATTCTCATTGCACAATGGGTAGATCAAAGGGTTTAGCGTTGAGTTGACGTAGCCAAGCCAAATGGTAAACATGTGAATGTTGTGGTTGAAGCAGTCTTGACAAAATGCTATGACCATGAAAAGAACAAAATATGGAATCCAGCACAACATAAACGCCGCCATGATGAAACCCAACTGCTTGGCAGCTTTCCTCTCCCTGTTCATGTGAAGTCCGTGGAAATTCTGTTTGGAATGTGTGCAGAACCTCTGCCATCTATGCTTCAGGTAGCCAAAATTACCAGAATGCTGGGTTTCAGCACTCTCTGTGGTCTCTGTGGGGTTATCTTCCATTGGATTTGAATCCAAGATGCAAGAACCAGCCTCAGCAAAGGTGTGTTCTTCTGATATGTCTGTCACCTCTAGATTATCGGGGAAatgttctttaattttttttctgcttatgGTAACATAGTTTCTGCACTCTTCAGGATTTGCCTGTATTATGGTTAAGGGAAAACAGTGCAACTTGACAACGTTATTGTCATGAGGGCCAAATGTCTTCTGACTCTCAAAGTCTTTTATATGATACTGCCCATGTAAGCTTTTTTGTTTAGGGAACGCACTAGAAACTGTAGTATAATGACTGTGAAGGCTTGTCTGTGGTACCTTGAGAGTCCCATTACTACACTGTTTCTTCACACAATTCCTTGGCTTTTTTAGCACTTTGACATTTCGGACAAACTTACTGTCATAGAACAGTTGGAAAGAACCATTAATAAGTTCTCGATGCTGATAATGCTCTCTTACAGCTTTGTATATTTTAGCATAGAACCACAACATTAACAAAGATGGTATATAGAAATTCAATATGGCTGTGAGAACTTTGAACCAAGTCACTTTGTGAAATTCTGTTTCACACATGTGTTCTGGCACTGATCTAATTCCACCATTTGCAAAAACATGCCAACCCAATATAGGAATTATCCAAGTCAACGAAAAAAGCCAGGCTCCTGAGATCATGAAAGAAGCCCTGGTCTTTGTACGATACTTCAAATACTGCAAAGGTTGCTGAATGGAGCGATAGCGATCAATACACAGAATAAAAAGGCTGAAGATAGAAGCTGTGCTTGCAACATAGTCCATGGATAGCCAAAAAAGACAAGTTGGTCTTCCAAGTATCCATTCATGGTTTAGAAGATACACAATATTTAGTGGCATGACCACTACTCCCACAATGAGATCCGCTATAGACAAGCTAACAATGTACAAGTTTCCGACGGTGTGAAGTTTGCGTTCAGTTTTCACAGCATACAACACTAAAATATTCATGATAACTGTAAAAAATGAAATGCTCCCCAGTACAAGCCCCAAAGTTGCAGAGTGAATATTGGTTACATTCTTTGTTAGGCTCAGGTTATTATTCAACATCATTCCCCGAGTACAGTGGTTAAAGTGCTAAGCAAATGCTGGGATGGAGAGGTTCATCTTCTGAGTTCTGACCTTTATCTGTAAAACAAACACAGAAAGATTAGTCAatacttagggtccttttagaccagCTAAGTCTCCGGCCCAATCTAACGAACACTTATCAAAATGTGTCAATCGAGTCTTCTTCAATTTtttatcacacagactgagaaaggcttatggggatgaacaattgtAATTCCAATCATTTCTCCCCATAGGCTCACTGTTCATCTCCTTGTTTACATGGGAAAAGATATAGCAAATCTGCAAATTTCTTTATGATCGGTGGTCCTTTCACACAACCCGCTTGTTGGGCTAACAAGTGTTTGAAGGAATGTTCAATACATGATATATTCTATTCTATTTAAGAAtacataagagatagatagagagatagagagatagagagatagagagatagatagatagataatgtagaGTAGGTAGGAAGGTATTAGATTGATAGCAGGCAGCAACAATATCTTTTCAAAATTGCTTGTAAAGCCAAAGTACATGATTTGAAAAATAGAATTGACAAATGTGTAAAATATATCATGCTAAAAAAtatgtaccaaactttttttgtgtAACAAATGGCTGTGTGCATCTTGCCATCACATTTGGTATGGTAACTACTAATGCATTGTTACAAATCTGTAGTAATCAGGGGCTTAGAAGCGATACAAGGGTGGGCTATGTATCAACAGTTAGGTCGttactagtgttgctcatcttgattggccAGGTGATAAAATCGACCTGATTAAATTGGGTTATTCCAaaccaactttaaaaaaaatcacaggaaaatcaAATTTTCCATAATGCTTGCTGCAAAGGTCAGCATGCAGctaatcagcagccagggcacctTACTGATGTCACTAAacatgtcctccatcttgcagaTGGGCAGCAGTtacattggatgcctgcatcacatgacttaGCCATATATATCATAGGTACAGTGTAACCAGccgccattttacagttgagcacaggacagagaagctgtatCACACTTATATGCCTATATCACATGTAGTGTGTTCTTAATGTAGACAGATATATTACTgcttggtgtgaaagcttgtacatCAGCAGAGAACGTAAACAGAGTTGTATTGGAGAGAGAAGGGAAAGTTGCTGCATGAGGTTTATATTCCTATACAAACACAGGGGGCTGTACATtgagagagggtatatttctgctgctgtgaaCATATATAGCAACAAAGCAGAGAGACAAACTATACCTTTGAGTAAGTAATATTGCAGCTCTCTCTTTGTGGCTTCAGATGTCATTCAATGTTGCCAGTCTAGCCActataaattatttgcagaccctaCACAGCTAGCAGTGAAGTTCAGGGAATTTAATTATGCTGTACCAAGCAGGGAGaactcacaaagatacaagctgttCTCTGTGGCcatctgttctcacatattatgCCTCCCAGCGATTTAGACTTTTTTAGTTGACagtgctttttttgttaatataaaacaaaaagaaaaccaaactgggaaacagcaaatacacacagtgcatgtcatggggcctcaaaaattgttcaaagtcaccagtctggccactacaaattaatTGCAGACCTCATGCAGATAGTAGTGGGGTTTGAGGAATTCCATTACACTGCACTAAACAAGGTCAGCTCATCATGATACAAGCTATTCTTTATGTCCTTCTGCTCTCACATATCGTGCCTCCCATGGATTATGGCATTTTTAGTTGGTggtgctttttttgttaatataaaacaaaaagaaaaccaaacaggcaaacagtaaatacacacagtgtgtgtcaatGTTGTTCAAAGTCAGCAATatggccactatgaattatttacaGGCCATAttcagctagcagtggttttctgcaaactacagagttagctgataagttgcataaaactacactaaaaagcaaaccaaaaatgaaaaaaataaataggaaacatgaagaaagcaaaggGGATTGGGGGACATGTTGGTGGTGCTGGTGGCGGTAGTACAGGATGGACCAAGTAGGCACTTCAAGCGTCTCTCATTAAAGCAACAGCGCCGcgttctgcaggaggtgaggcaagcccactgccattccttataATTGATTCTGCTCATAcattacatccacagcacagattgtagactggatgacacagcatacctcatgtaccaccacctcctcttccccccAGTTGCAGGCAATCAGCAGTCAGTCTACACCAGTCAGCCATAAGCAATCCCCTCTCAACTTCACCCCGTGAAAAATTCCCCACACcctctgaagcagtccacatgcatcagtctgaggagctgtttttTCATTCAGTGTCATGAATGTCAACTgcgcagtccaaacaaccaaagGGAGaaaaccaagacattgaatgcaatgatgcccaaccattttttccttcaatgaggaagaggaggatgggtCAGTGTGCATGATCAGTTCTCCACAGATAATGAAAACGGAGGCGCCAACTTTCCATGCTCACTATGACATAGAattcactcaggaggagaaggacaacgAAGAAGAGGTGGAAGAGTGGGAAGTACTCAATCTAACATGTAGAGTCATCATAGCAACTCGTAGAGGGAGGAGGAAAAGTCGGATGTTGCGGGGGCAGCACCTTGTCAAAGCAGCAAGTAGGctgttgcagaaaaacaaaagggtaGTGCGACCACCCTTAGGTACTACTACATTAGGCCCGTAGCAGGTTTCTGCTAAAAGGACTTATGTAGCCTTGGCATTCTTTCAGATCCCTAGTCTTTACAAATTAATTGGGCTCTCCATTTTAGGCAATTACTTTAtgttgtgaaaggtccctcaaaAATTAGATGATCACTGGGAATTTCCTGATAAGCTGTAATCTGCAATGTCACTATAGCAGAAATGAAGTGTTATAAATGAATTCAAGGTGCTGTCAATGTAATTCATGTCTTAAATAAGGCACCTTTATTGGCAATACTTATGGGTTTCCTCAAATTTCTCCTAGGGTATTTGAAAATTGGTAATAAATGAGTAATCATAGTAATGGTAGAACAGCTTTTCGGCAAATTAGATTGCTGTTGATGCCACATATACTGTACCTGACAATACCAATTTAAACAGTATAGTTACACATTAATGTTATAGCAATTTATGTACAGTATATCTATCATGACTAAATTGGCCACTCTTCTCACATTTTCTGTAACATTGATATTTACTGTATCTAATGCTACAAATTGAGATTCCTATCGTTTGAACCAATTTTGGTATAATTAACTAATCTTTGTagggaagttaaaggggttgtcccgcaaaatgaagtaaaggtaaacacttctgtatggccatatacatgcactttgtaatatacatcgtgcattaaatattggccatgcagaagttatatacttacccccctgtgttggcgtccccgtctccatggcgccaaccgaatccttctcctggctggattagacgcgcttgcacagtctgcctcttctgtcccgttgaaggggccgctccagcgtgctcgcgccacacAGCTGGTCTAATCCAGCCAAGAGAAGGATTCGGtcgcgccatggagacggggacgtcaacacaggggggtaagtatataacttctatatggccaatatttaatgcacgatgtatattataagtgcatgtatatggccatacagaagtgtttacctttacttcattttgcgggacaacccctttaagtatctttgTAAATACAgtgcattacgtatcctgtactgatctagAGTTATACCATGTATTATCTTACAGATCTGAGTTCACATTCCTTCAGGCTTCAAAACTAAAATAGTAGAGAAAATGCAAAAAGGTCCAGCACTCATAAGATCCTGAAAAAAACTCCTAAGTGTTTCAGACTATCCTAATGTCCTTACTCTAGGATTATCTGAAACACATACAGGGTTTCTTTTACTTCAAATTTGTTGTAACCCTGGATTTTATGCATGGTCGTCAATAAAGTTTACCTCAGGATCTTGAGTGTGCTGGACCTTTTTTTCTATTGTCTCAACATGCACAACTGAAGGCAAGCTCATGCATCGGAAGCAGACTGTCAGGTGTGGCTAGCTGGACTTTTGTCTTTTCACTTTGCTTCTTCagaggttaaaggagatgtctcgaggaagcagttaaattttttttttgcccagtcccccccattaaacatacattactaagcccccctgtaaatgacatttctagctggttcgtacttaccgttccagcgtttcagcaacttatataagtttcctcaagatggccgccggctctttccccgtcgctcgctgcagcccgacgtgcgcgctcccgagacgccgccagctgtgtctccatggcaaccggacgcatcgcagccgccgaccagacgccccgcagccgccgaccagacagcaggtaaccggcgctagcccccggctccccagcgctagaccctcagcccaggtgaaggccccggagcccagcgctaggttccggagcccagcgctagttcccccggcctagcggcagccccccccggcctagcgacagccccccccggcctagcgacagcccccccatcgcagcgacagcccccccggcgcagcgcggcgcagcggcagccccccccggcctagcggcagccccccccggcctagcgacagcccccccggcgcagcccggcgcagcggcagccccccccggcgcagcccggcgcagcggcagccccccccggcgcagcccggcgcagcggcagcccccccccggacaaatcacttacctgggaggcttctcggggctgctgggctgggctgggcttctccgctgggcagctccagtttctgcaccttcctctaacagaggatggtgcagaatggccgcttcagcgcgctcccgagcagtgacagctcgtctgcgcatgcgcagaagagctgtagcggggagcacactgaagcggctcgtgctgaatggagaagaccggactgcgcaagcgcgtctaaaaaagcaagctgccagcgaatttagacggaaccatggagacgaggacgctagcaacggagcaggtaagtggaataacttctgtatggctcatatttaatgcacaatgtacattacaaagtgcattaatatggccatacggaagtgtataaccccacttggtttcgcgagaccacccctttaaatatctcaGTTTTCCTTGTAGCCTTGAAGTCTGCACAGAACCTATTCTAAGGAGTTGTTGAATGTTTTGAATAACAACCCACGGAATTGTGAATTTAGCTCTGAACTATAATGTGGGTGTTGGGTGacccccccatcctgcctccatgAGGACCCTCCAGAATAACAGGCAATAAGGGTAGGATGGTAATAACCTTGACACCTCCAGCTGCAGACAAAGCTGGAGGGAATCTTTCCTCCACCCGAGATGAGACTAGTATATTTAGGGCAGTCTCTCGGCCCTGTTTCCCTTGGCTTTGGTTGAGCTTCCTGTTGCACCCTTGCAGCATAAGGGAAAGTGGCTGGTGCCATGAAGTAAACAGCTAATCCATAATGTTGAACAATCAAATAGTTTATTACTTAACAATTCATCTGAAATCAAGAGGTTCAAATTACTTGAACGTTACATACAGGTTTAACAGAAAGTGTCCGAAATATGGGCACCCACTGCTCACGTAGTGTAACCATTGTCTCCGTAGTCCAACAGCTAAGGGAATTGATAAGCCTCTCTCTGTGCCCAGTAACAAAACCAAGTCCTGTAGGCATCAAGGGCTAGTACGCATGTCACAAATGTTCTGTTTTACTCAGTGTTCAAAGCTTGGAGCAGACATGGTAGACCGAGAGCACATGGCAGGATATGCAGCACTGGAGGGACACGAGTCTATTAAACCCAATTTGGTCTCAGCTAAATTCCTTCTCTGCTGAAGGCATTTCCATATCCTACAAGGCTTTCCATGGGAGAATCCCTGAACTCACAGCTGAAATGGAGACCCTGATACAGTGGCTACCCACACACCAAACATCGAGGACTTCCACTTACACTCATGGCTTCCACTGAAATACTCGACTCAAGCTCTCTACTGGTTACCCCTACGTACTTTCTGCCACCAATTACAAAATTACAACAGCATAAGGTACATTAAAAGAACTATAACTATCAGCCAGTAGATGACAGCAATCCCACATCTTGCATAAAATACAAGTCATCATCATTAATAATAAACTAACATCAAACACGATTTTTTTCCCGTTATTTCTGCACGACCCCAAGCTCTACCCCTCTATGCACGCTGCAACCAAGAATGTACAAATCAAACAGCCAGACCATGTGGGTGCTATCGGAGCTTAAGAAAAAAGGGAACCAGCTTTGGTTGGTTCCATTATCTTTACTAAGGTGAGTTTATGTGCAGGGCTTCCATCTGTAGAGGAACTGCATTGTTTGAAAACAAGATGGTGAACTCACACAGGCATGCTTTGGAGTCTTTCATTACATTGAATATATATTGGGCAATATGCCCACTGTATATATCTGATGAAAGGTGAAAAATATGATGTGAAAAAGTCTAAGGTGGACAGAGATGAGACAATTTGCCTCTAACTGATCCATCAACAAAAAGGGCACTGATTGTTAAACgtaaggtttagagatgagcgagtatactcactaaggcacatttctcgagcgagtagtgccttagccgagtatctccccgctcgtctctaaagatttgtctgccggcacaggtgacaggtgagttgcagggtggagcgggggggggggggggagggggaggggagagagggagagagagagggagagaaagatctcccctccgttcctccccgctctcccctgccgctccccgccccccgccagcccctgaatctttagagacgagcggggagatactcggctaagccactactcgctcgagtaatgtgccttagtgagtatacttgctcatctctagtaaggttcCATTGAAAAAATGGCATATTATTTCTATCAAGATTTTATAACAGAcacattttgtgttttttattttttttaagttagtaGTCATATATAAATACTGAAATATTCCAGGTCTCATATTATTCACTGAAAAGCACTCAACAGACCTAAATTTCCTGTTTTTTGAAGCTTTCTTGACATCTTTACTGTGTAGACTTTGACgttagcagagtcatctcattttAATTGTATGGTTGTGGGTTTCATGATCGATGACTGCTCTATTATATTCCAGGTGGTCTAAATAAGGCAGAACAGCAACATCGAGAAGAGGTATGTAGATTGTTTTACGAATATGTACGGAATTCATTAAGAGCGGCCTTTCAGCAAGATGCAACTAATGTAGGAAGAGGCGCATTTTTCTTCATACATTAGGCGCATTTTAGCCTGTCTATCTGCCTAAATAGAAATATATACCAGCTACAAGCTGGAGTTGAATTCTGATACAATTTAAGCCAGTTTGTGACATAAATTTAATATACATGTGACATTATTAAGCTATACACAGGCGCAAAGTTATTTCTCAAATTTCCACCAAAGTGTTCACATGCATCTTGTACatgaaagagaacctgtcatcacctttgcaTCCCATAAAAAATTTTATGGGACTCAAATATGAGGGAGTGGGAAGCCCAGGGAGCTATGTCTGATACTCACTGGATCCCCCATTCTAACACTGTGTCCCCATGAAGTTGCCACACACACAGCGTGACTTTTCAGCCAGCTGTGTACGCATGCTCTCCTATTCATCTCTACAATAGAGCGTGTGCACATAGCGGCTGAAAAGTCACGCTGTGTGCATGTGGCAACTTCGTGGGGAAACAGCGCTTGAATGGAGGTACCTGATGAGTATCAAATAGGAATAAAAAGTGGGTTCTCTGATTTGGCCTCCTTGTACAAGAAATCtccatcaaggtcagattcaagcctagaaccccagcactgcatgGCAAAAGTGCTAACCCAACATAACAGTTCTTTCTGCTCAAAGCAGAGAGCcaattttttggtgattttttgctACAACTCATATCAGGATAATTCGGTCCAATATAGCAAAAATTAGTCTTATTTTATCACCTGGCCAATCATGACGAGCAACACTAATCACCATGTTGAGATGTAATTGGCTTCTGAATTCAGGTGGTGTGTCATTGTCCCATAAGAGATAAAAGCAGATAGTGGGGATTGTGATGAAATATTTATTCTTCGATTTCACCTTTTTTGAAACAAGGACCTAACTTTGTGTTTGCATAGAATATTCCTTTCAGCTTTTTTATATAGATTTATATATAAAAGTTCTTTAGTGTATTTGGTAATATATTCAATTTATCAAAAGAAACGTATCtaatcatttttttctttgttaaacATGACCCTTATGTTGTCTCTAGATATATATAATTACTTAATCTAATGACACCCAGTCATGTAGATATGAAACAAATCATTTTAGCTAATCCTATTATGCCATAGGAAATCTACTATGATTCTGTGGCAGGAGATATAGCTTATTATGTGTAGCGGTGAATGAGATGAAGGGAAAGAAGGAGTCTGCAAGAGAATGATTAGCATGGAAGCAAGGGGGCATACAATAATGCTGCACACTTCGGAATTAACAGCACAGGTGTGCAATGGtttgcagttagagatgagcgagcaccaaaatgctcgggtgctcgttactcgagacgaaattattgcgatgctcgagggttcgtttcgagtaacgaaccccattgaagtcaatgggcgactcgagcatttttgtatatcgccgatgctcgctaaggttttcatttgtgaaaatctgggcaattcaagaaagtgatgggaacgacacagcaatggatagggcaggcgataggctacatgttgggctgcatctcaagttcccaggtcccactattaagccacaatagcggcaaaagtgccccccccccaacaatttttacttctgaaaaaccctcattagcaaggcataccttagctaagcaccacactacctccaacaaagcacaatcactgcctgcatgacactctgctgccacttctcctgggttacatgctgcccaacccccccccccccgcacgacccagtgtccacagcgcacaccaaagtgtctctgcgcagccttcagctgcactcatgccacacgctggcctcatagccacagcaccctcatgtctatttataagtgcgtctgccatgaggaggaaccgcaggcacacactgcagagggttggcacggccaggcagcgaccctctttaaaaggggcggggagatagcccataatgctgtacagaagcaatgagaaatccaatcctgtgccacctccatcaggagctgcaaacgtgggcatagcaatggggaacccatgtgccacacactattcattctgtcaaggtgtctgcatgccccagtcagaccggggttttttataaatagtcacaggcaggtacaactccgcaatgggaattccgtgtacacccacagcatgggtggctccctggaacccaccggctgtacataaatgtatcccattgcagtgcccagcacagctgaggtaacgtccgattaaatgcaggtggtcttcggcccacactgcatgccccagtctgaccgggtttttaatacatagacactggcaggtacaaatccctaataggaagtccctgtggacacacagcatgggtggctccctggaacccacggcggtacataaatatatccctttgcatttcccatcacagctgaggtaacatcaggttaatgcaggtgggcttcggcccacactgcatgccccagtcagactggggttctttagaagtggacacatggagttacaactctgtgtggaccgatagcatgggtgggtcccaggaagccaccggcggtacataaatatatcccattgcattgcccaacacagctgaggtaacgtcaggtttaatgcaggtgggcttcggcccacactgcatgccccagtctgaccggggtttttaatacatagacactggcaggtacaaatccctaatgtaaagtccctgtggacccacagcataggtggctccctggaacccaccggcggtacataaatatatcccattgcagtgcccatcacagctgaggtaacgtcaggtttaatgcaggtgggcttcggcccacactgcatgccccagtcagactggggttctttagaagtggacacatgaagttacaactccgtgtggaccgacagcatgggtggctccctggaacccactggtggtacataaatatatcccattgcggtgcccagcacagctgaggtaacgtcagctttaatgcaggtgggctaaaaattactaggattacactgtaggcgagggcccaaaaaattggtgtaccaacagtactaatgtacctcagaaaaattgcccatgcccaaccaagagggcgggtgaatcccattaatctctttggttaatgtggcttaatttgtaactaggcctgtaggcagcccagttaaaataaaaattggttcaggtgcaagtttcaacgctttattgaattgagaattgaaacgtataaacattgtttacaaaagttatatgactgagccttgtgggcctaagaaaaattgcccgttcggcgtgattacgtgaggtttcaggaggaggagcaggaggaggaggatgaatataatacacagattgatgaagctaaaaggtccctgtttttgatggtgatagagaacgatgcttccatccgcgggtgcagcctacgtattgtttaggtatcgctgctgtacgctggtggagaagagaactctggggatatccaggctttgttcatctttatgattgtaagcctgtcggcactgtcggttgacaggcgggttcgcttatccgtgatgattcccccagccgcactaaacaccctctctgacaagatgctagccgcaggacaagcaagcacctccagggcatacagcgcgagttcaggccacgtgtccagcttcgacacccagtagtttcagggggcagaggcgtcacggaggacggtcgtgcgatcggctacgtattccctcaccatccttttacagtgctcccgccgactcagccttgactggggagcggtgacacagtcttgctggggagccataaagctgtcaaaggccttggacagtgttcccctgcctgtgctgtacatgctgcctgatctccgcgcctcccctgctacctggccctcggaactgcgccttctgccactagcgctgtcggatgggaat
Above is a window of Eleutherodactylus coqui strain aEleCoq1 chromosome 3, aEleCoq1.hap1, whole genome shotgun sequence DNA encoding:
- the HRH1 gene encoding histamine H1 receptor, producing the protein MMLNNNLSLTKNVTNIHSATLGLVLGSISFFTVIMNILVLYAVKTERKLHTVGNLYIVSLSIADLIVGVVVMPLNIVYLLNHEWILGRPTCLFWLSMDYVASTASIFSLFILCIDRYRSIQQPLQYLKYRTKTRASFMISGAWLFSLTWIIPILGWHVFANGGIRSVPEHMCETEFHKVTWFKVLTAILNFYIPSLLMLWFYAKIYKAVREHYQHRELINGSFQLFYDSKFVRNVKVLKKPRNCVKKQCSNGTLKVPQTSLHSHYTTVSSAFPKQKSLHGQYHIKDFESQKTFGPHDNNVVKLHCFPLTIIQANPEECRNYVTISRKKIKEHFPDNLEVTDISEEHTFAEAGSCILDSNPMEDNPTETTESAETQHSGNFGYLKHRWQRFCTHSKQNFHGLHMNRERKAAKQLGFIMAAFMLCWIPYFVLFMVIAFCQDCFNHNIHMFTIWLGYVNSTLNPLIYPLCNENFKKTFKKIFHVKLKCCTCKKAKYPSCTEK